GGGTAGCTGCTTATATTCCAAAATTCCTTACATCATATATTTGTATCTTTTCTAATTCACGAAAGCTGTATCTGTGGACTGTTaagataatattatacatacaatcgattttgtttttcaaagtCTAACGggttaaataattatttaatgcTTTTAGGCGATGATGTATGTATTACATACGTTGTATACTATACTGAACTTTGCTATAATTTGAttgaatcaaaaattcattaatatttaatatccCTGTTGAATTTAATTCTAATATCATCGATCGATACATTATCTCGAAAATACAATATTTCTtcgtgtttgattttttttttttcatttcatttgtcaAACTCCTTTTCCCAGTAAGATTTGGTCTTGCCTAAAAAAACTGCtctattataatattacaacAAACATTTAATTTCTTGTGTATCACAGAATACAATAAtcttcatcttttttatttgaatattgaagTTGCGAAaatagatttaaaattttctatcatttttttttttttaactctctCTTACGTAAAGGCCTTAAttaagtatatattttttttatttttatcaattcatCAGGACTTTGAATACTTTGGAAAAacatttcgttttcttttgccaaaatatcgaatttatacatattgtattattatatacacgctttatacgaatatttaaacttaatttttttaattaaattaacatCCTAGCTTATATATCTATTTACGAAATAAGATTTTAGGTTTTGGTACTAAAACTTTTATACGATCGTCTTACCAAGTATAAATAGCACATCCTTTTCTAGCAGCCGAAACCAAACTctcgtttgaaattaataaaaaatatttcatgccGCGACTGCCATTAAGGGATAACGATTAGTATTCAAAAATCGTTTACTCCatcattttttcgtttattctcTTTCTTAGTCAAATTGTTGTCAGACGAACTTGGAAAATAtccgaaaattttaaacagcGTTAGGTTTGTAAAATTAGTATGAAATTTTACAGCACAGCAAGCGTTCTTGTGAACGAAAAAACGTCTTTTCAGTGAATCTCAACTTCATATTGTATTCACTTTTTTGCACTACTGCTTCGACCAACGTCAATGGTCTTACCGACGGCACTTTTTTTACCAATCGCGGACATAGTTCTCGTAGGATtagtatttttgtttatttcaaacCTCTGCTGCAATGAGGCAACGTTCGATTTACTACCAGCAGCTTTTTGAACGGGATTTACTTTAGTCGTTTCGCCACCGACCTTTGCCTCATTTTTCGCCGATGTTTTCGTTTGCAAGGCAGTTTTATTCGCCGTACTTTCCTTAGCCGATAGAGATTTAGCTATACTCGTATTACCAGTTGGCGATTTTTTCTTATCGACAAGACTAGCAGACTTCATCAATATGGCTGTTGGTTTTGGTGGCGTAGTCGGTGTTTTTACACTCCTTGTCATCGTCGgtgtttttacaatatttttcattgtccCGGTCATGGCTTTAGGATTGTTGCCTAGGACATCCGGCGACTTCGTCATATTCTGGCTAGAGTTTGAACAGCTTGAAACTAGGTCAGGACTATTTGTAGCGGTCAAATTTAGCGCCGAACTCTTTGGACTTGACGAAGTACTCTTCAACGACATCGTACTCAAATTTGAGCTAgatccatttttattcaaattatttgacgaCCTGTTTAAATTTGTATTAGATTTGTTCAAGCTCGGGTTAGACTTGTTCAAACTTCCGCTTTGCTTACTAGATTTCAAACTGGTCTCCGATCCCTGCCTGGAGGTCTTTAGGCTCGTGTCAGACCCTTGCCTTGTGGGCTTGAGGCTTGATTCCGTGGCACCCTGTTTACCAGTCTTAGTATTCGAATCAAGCATCTGTTTCGACGTAAACGGTTTGCCAAGATTAGGCGGAGTCTTTGTCCTGTTCAACGGGGGCTTGGCGGGTATTTTagattcttcttttttctcatctttctTCAAGCTCGTGGCCAAAGATGCCATCGTTTTATTCGTAGTAGTGGAAAATGGTTTGAAATTAAGATTACCATCACTCGGTTTCATTCCGAGCTGTTTGGACATCTCATCGTTGATATTTGGGTTGTTAGAATTCAGGGTGGTTAACTTGCTCTTGCACACGCTCTTAGAATCCTTCTCAATCAGCTGCGCCTTCGGTTTATCAGAATCTTTCTTATCCTCAGACCGTGGCACGTTCACTGCCGATGGATTTAGGTAGCCAGAGCTGGTCGTCGAACTTGCAGAATTGAATTTACTCGAAGGCGAAGTTGAGTAGATACTACCCGGGGCTTTGTAGTGACTCGAATTAATATAAGTTCCCAACGAGCTGTTTGACCCGAgattttctgagttcttgtCCATctcttccttctcttttttctttctcgcaAGCGTCGACGTCGAGTAAATAGAGTCAAAATTTCTGTTAGATATTTCGGAAACAATTTCGGACAGCAGTCCCATCGAATCAGCGCTGCTTCCCGACTTCGGTGAGGTTTCCAAGGGTTTCGGTGACTTGTACTCATTCTGTATAACGGGCAGTTGGGGTTCAACTTTATTGCGACTTTTTTCAGGCACTGATTCTTCTATCACCGCATAAATATTGTCACTGGACGGAGATTCTTCCATTATTTTACCAAGCGAAGGCTCATTCATCAGATTCATGCAGTCGTCGTAAGCGTTGTCTTGGACACTTGGAGCGCTTTTTATCGGCGGATTTTGGTAGCCTGGTAATCCGGGAATCTTTACACCCGTTTCCGAGATCTTTTCATTCGAAGGCATTCTCGGCGGTCCCGGAGGAGGTGAAGTTGGTCTAGTGCTGGCCGGTATGCTGGTGGGTCTTTTTGCAGCACTGGCTTGTCTCATCGAGCCAAAAGTGTGAATGGCAGGTTTTGCAGTGATTTTGCTGTCTCTCATGGACTGTGCTCGCATAACTACAGCCTTCTTTTCTTCCCCGTCAACCTCGGAATGAACAACCGGGATGGCAGGTGTCGATATTTCGATTTCCTTTTGAGGTATGGGATTGGAAATCTCCAAGTTCCTCAGTATCTCCTTATCGATCACCTTGTTCGCCTTGTGGTGTTGATTTCTCGGGAGCGTATTTGTGTTCTTATCCTCTTTCTGAGCTGGTTGTGAGTTTGACCTCATAATACTAGAGTTTGGACGCAATATGGAAGCTATTCGATTCAGAGCGCTTCCCTTCTCTGGTTTCTTTTCCGCTTCCGGTAATATCACATTTGTCAAGGGAGTGCTGTTCGGCCTTGGCGGTTTCGGAGGAATCGACGTTGATGTTATAGTTAGAATCTCGGGTGTCACTTTTACCGGTATATCAGGAGCTGGTCTGCTCGGTACTTTAGGACCGATTATTTCTACGGACGTACAAGTCGTTGTCGATAGTACAGGGCTGCTTATCAATGGTCTGGCGTTGCAGCCCGGATTCAATGGAGGAAGAGCTGGGgcgattgaaatttgattggCGTGGACAACGCCGCTGGACAGCGTACTTCTCAGGGTGTTACTTCGCTGGGCTAATTTAACGTTAGTCTTTATAGCTACTGTCGGAACGGTCGGCGGCGGAGGCGCAGGTTTCGACGGTTCGGCAAGTTTGGGTAGATTCTGGATCGGGGTAATTGTGTACCCCTTAAACTGACCAAATAGATTATTGTTGAATCGCTCGTCTCTCTCTGCTTTTGGCAGCAGGCTCGCACAGGCTGAATCCTGGCTGAGAGTAGAGTCGATCGTCTCAATGTTTCGGGGTATGGGACTCGAACGTTCGATCGTCTTGATAGACAGGGTGTTGGCAGCTCGTTCGACCCTGAAATTTCAAGCAATTGTTAAGCGAGGATGTTGTCGGGGTAAAAAGCGTGATAATGAAGTAACTACAACAGTTTTCAAAGTACGGACGATTGTACTGTAatgaataaacgaatgaacAACTGGAATACAGCCAGCGAGCATGATGCTAAACTAATAACTGTATTTCAGCTAACATTCAAACCATTTAAACAAACTTCATATCTGACTTTACaagtataatatgtaaaatcGTATGCTgcatatcaattattatctgAATTGAACCTGTACCAACATCATGATAATCAACCTATTCaaccaaataattaaatctatctatctatttatAAACATAACAAGAGTAAGATTCacaaacaatattttaatacacAAGCATGCACGGTTCTCTAAAGAGCTGGGTATAGTTAGTAAAAGATTAGAAAGTTATTAGCAAGCAATGGAAAAAGGAAGAATGtcaaattatgagaaaaacaGAACGGGTTTTACATAagtactatttttttttttttttatttattattattattatgcataCAAAAGTACAGACTGTCCATAGCAATATACATGCTTAAATAATTAagtatcatcatcatcatcatcatccttCACTGCATTGAATCACTGAAAACTGAGTGTGAGTACGCCAGCTTCCAGCAAGGATCAGTCGATTATCTCATTTTCTCTCAATTGCAAGTTCATGTTGCCTGAGTTTGTTAATTTGAgggtagaaagaaaaaggaaccAACGGTGCTCGATATTAGAAAATTAATCGAATTTATGTCTTCTTTCGATAGAGCaattcgaaaacaaaattgaactCTCTAATGCCTAATATGAgttcaataactgaaattattGAAGGAGAATTTTATCATAAGAATCAACTTTGTTTAGGTTAAACATGCCCATGCAACTACatctgtgaaaataataaagttaGAACAAGGCGAAATGAATTTCCattgtttaaatttaaatcaaatgCTGGTTAGCTAATTTACGAAGTGCGGTTCAAAATTCATGCATTTGATGCACGTATTAaccatttgtttatttcatattGACAATATATCaccaatttaatttattttactactactactactactactactactactactactactactactactgctaagactaaaaataaaatatactaaAACATGTAATTTGTTCTCATCTTTGTTGTTTAATTTCCATCTTTTTGTTCTTCTCTGTTCATGCAAACAATAATTCATGCGACGAACGATGCTAATATCATTTGCAAATGTGAGATTCGTTTACTATGCTTCATGAAATTGACAAATAACTACACTTTATCCTAATagtatattaaatttatacaaagtGCAAATCAGCGGTAACTGATGATGGCGAAATAATATTAGTTTCTATTACCTAATTAGTaaaatgagataaaattaATCATATTTGTCAAAATAAAGAAGAGAGTATCACTATTAAAAACATACTTGTGTTATTGCGGATAAAGCATAGTATCGTTCATCAAAATGTGGTTTTCGTAATATTAAAAACCAAccaaaattgaatattttaaattctaGTCTTACATAACGAACTTACCACACTAAACATGTTAGCCAATAGACTCTACATTGTCCAGCAGGTAAGAGAGAATAACAAAGCGTACGATACGATACTACGATCAAGATCAAATCAACTAAGTATTTTGCTAACAATATGACTTTCCAAATATtgcatgtttaaaaaaataaaatttcttaaaaatattgtcaattataGATTAATAGTTCTAATGATATTCTAGGAATTGAATCAAATTGGAATCACGATTAATAGAGTGTATATGTTGCAACAATAAActtaaaattcacaaatacACAAAacgagaagtgaaaaaaaaaaaaaaaattaaattataaattgaagaaaagagaataaaCAAAATGTTAAAATCATGGTTTCTAGACCACAAATAAAGAGCTTATTACAATACACAGATAATTTGTTCTTTGCCAGTCTGACGTCCCGATTTTGAGCATTTGTCCTCATATAAAGGTATCACTAGAGATACATATGTCATGTAGTATATAAATTGTGACTTGATTGAttacatttataataattgatatgcaactagatatatatatatatatattatttcaatatacCGCAGCTGTTAAAACAGCTGGTACTCAGTTCGACtgtttaatattaataaatattatctcCCGCAACTTAAAACCACCACCACACAGCCCTCCCCCCCTGTAATGTAATGCATAAATCACAAAGCTTTAAGAGTTCTCAAACAGTTATGATCCATGCACTAGATTTTCTAACTGttatatgtaaaaatatatcttaAAGATGTGAGTATTTGAGATCGTATGTAAGGATATTTCCTAATCcattatagaaaaaattactatCGGTCTCTAATTGTAgtgagaaattgttttttttaatatcaagGATTTAAGTGAGCTCTCCCGTTAAATGTCCAGCTTCTGAAATTACAGATATTAAGcaacaaattttatacacaaaaATCGTGTCAGGTATCAAACCTGATACACGAAACATAAATTATTACCAAATTCGGCCAAAGTGAGACAGGTTGAAAGTTTGAGCAGGAAATGTCGGAACAAAAACTGAGATATTTTAATTCCATAATTTCGGTTTAAGATTTTGAGGTGGAGCAGGTGGGGGAGGAGCCTTTTTATTGTAAAACAGTACGGTCGATTTTGGTGTTGGATTGGATACGTTGGTATCCGATGTGTTTGGAGTAATGCCAGAAGTGCTACAGGGGCTTTCTGTCAAATGTTGAAACTTAAGCTCAGTCTTAACTTTAAgacctttgaaatttttcgacggTCTTCTTTGAAAGTTTTGTATCTGTTCGGATATTTTCGTACCTAATTCCTTCTTTGGTGCTGGGAGAATTTcggttttatattttttaacaccGCCGGGCATAGCGAGAAATTCCTGAGGATGGATGAACTCCAGTTTCAGATCATTATTCAAAGGCGTTGATTTCTGAACTTCGATATTACTGCTGCAGCCCATGACGTCAGGATTAGTACTCGATACCAAATCAGTCTTTGTTATTTGCAAATGAAGTTTGTTAGGCTCGTTATCGCTaatagtgaaaattttatggtcCTTTCCGTCTTGACTCGGCCCAGTTTTCGTTCTATCAGTCAAAAACTGAGGTACTAATTTCCTCAACAGATTAGCACTGCTCATACAATTACTCAAGCTTACACTTATACTCGGACCAACGTAATCGGCATGAAGTTGGCTCTTAGGCGGGTTACGCTTCAACTTAAAGCAATTTAGATTAGGTACGTACGCTGATGTAGCGCCTTTCTTCCACTTATATCTTCCGCTGTGCCTGGACCATACGAATAATCCTATCAGCACCAAGACGGGCACGATACCGAAGAAAATAACGTACAGCGATATTAAGAAGTCTCTTCGTGctgtaattgaaaaagaaaatttggcTTTTACGAGTTAATGTTTTACAAATTATGCCCAAGGCTtagctctgaaattttttcaacataacCGCTTTAAATAAACAAGTACagaggtataaaaataataaaaatgacttACCGTTCGGATCTTCAGCAGGACCGCTATCGATGGAACCGCCAACGCCAGTCTCGTCACATCTGGGCGGTTGAAATCCTAGGCGACAGTGACAGTGGCCCTGACTATTACAAACCCCATTCCCACTGCAATTATTTGGACAAGCATCGCTGCCAGCAGGTGAAGTAAGTCTCATCGCCGCGACGGGCATACACTTTTGGTTAACGCACATCTGATtgtcgtgaaataaaaatgatttgatAGTATCGGCGACGCTAGAGTAataaacgattttttcaaacttctatAAGTTTGGCTCATATTTACCTTTCCAGTGCCACATTTAGCTCCGTCTGGCACAAGACCAGGGTCAACTTCGTTCAACCCTAGATCAACGATCGCTGTTCTACAAGGTATAATTTGGCCACCACTGTTCAAAAAGGAGTGACTGAGAATAGCGACTGTTTCCATGCCAAATTCAAGTCGTTCGTTGAGATGCTTACAGTGAAGCATGCCGCAGAGACTATCTCTGTAAATGGAAAATCATCATCGTTTAATCGCTTTTGTGTTTTGCCTTGCGAATGGAACAGCAAGTGAAATAAGATTACACCACCTCGAAACTTATGGTAGAAACTAATTTTACAACATAGTGTTTGTTCAAAATTCTACAGGAATGCGAGCGAGTCCGAAAATCGTGGATATTCGTTGATGATTTGTGTTTTTTATACACCTTCAAACCAAGTACTAAGAGCTTCCTGAGAAGCAGAGTGTTTTTTACATAAGAGGTAAAGTTGACCGAACCTTCAATATCAACATTCATCTAAGCTCCCACAATGCCGTAATCACTTAATTAACAAGATAACTGAAAACTCTGATCAATATAATTAACTCACGCGTCATTGCACCTGATGTAAGTATCGTTGACTCTGTTATACCCGCAGTTACCGTACTTCGATCCCTTGTTATTCATGACGTAGCACTGCGAGTCGGAGGAAGAGCCTGAGGGTCCCCACAAAAGTTTGCACTGATCATTGCGAGTCCTACAAGTACCTTGATAACAGAAAGCTTTTCCATCGCTGCAAGTTTCTCCGTCAATTTTATATACATCAGAGGGGCAAAATTCGCTCTGACCCGAACAATATTCTGGTAAGTCGCACTCGTGTTCAGCCGAACGGCATTCCATTCCCGCAGCTTTGGGTCTGCATGTATTGAAATCGCAACATTCTCCTGTAGCGCAGCTCGCGTTAGCATGAAGCATGCAAGAGGTAGCGTTGCAGCAAGGATTGTCGCAGTTTTCTTCCAACCCGCAATCGCACTGTTCTCCAGGCTCGACGAAACCGTTCCCGCACATCGAACTGCCGAAAAGTTTCTCCGGCTTATTTCTCAGGCAGTAATCCATACCGTGCTCGAAAGCGAGAGCCAGGTATTCCAGCGAACAAGAAGACCAGTGTGTGGGTCCTGTCGATCCACTGGAAGGAGCCATTATGCATCTATCCTCCGGACAGCTGCACTCAAGTGTGTCGTGCTCCATGCCAAAATTGTGCCCCATCTCATGGGCGATTGTAGCCGCTACCAGACCGATGACATTGGAATGGTCCATCGAAACACCACcagaaaattcaaaagtaCAGATCGGACCTTTCAGAGCCTTGCCCACAACGCCGCCTTCAAATTCTACTTTCCTGTACGTCAAGAaagaaaattcgttgaaaataaatagaacCATAAAAAGGTATTCAACTATTTTATCATCTCTGATATATTTTATAGCGTCACTCACGTCAAAAGCTGCGCGTTGTCGTTGGGTATGTTTCTGACCAAATGCTCTCTGCGGTATTTCAAAAAGTTGGACAGAGTCGTCTCACCATTTGACGAAAGCGTAATTTCATCTACTTCCGTCCAAACTTCGATACCCACCAAagcgatgaaaatatttaaaggcGAGTACAGCTGAAAAACACATGATTACACATTATTGTGTGATATCAATAGTTTACGGTCCGTATTCATTTatataaaaaccaaaaaaaaagaattatatgtatacatagatatatcatatatatatataggtttCCTCGCATTAATACCTTTCGTTTTGTATCtggagtatatatatatattttcattaattatccAAACTCCAGATACAAAACGAAAGGTATTAATGCGAGGAAAATCTGCCGATCATACTCttcatttgaaaatcgattcaaTCGATACAGTTTGTCAAATAGGTTCATTCGCATAATTTACTCACAGCATTTATAATGTTGGCAATATCTTTGCAGTGATGATAAACCCTGGCCATGTTTTTACCCAGGGCAAAGTATCCCTTCTGATCGATGACCATGACCAACTCTACATAACGGGATTCCTTGTTTGCATTATACGGGCCCCGAATAACACCGGTATCTCTTTTATACTGTTAGAAAAGTgaacaaaatttgttttttaatttaaaacgataatcaaaatcacaaatactgtcaagaaaaaaagaaacgtttaGTTAAATTTACCCTGAGCATTCTGTTATTCTCTAGATGATCACGAATGCTGTGAGGCTGAGTTCCAGTATATCCTAAAACATGGAACAAGTACGGAATCAATAAATATCATTAATGCGGCAAAGAAATTACGAACTAGAAATTTAACATCAACCATAGATAAATGAGACAGTTACCGCAAGTATTATTCGCTACAAGATCGTCGTGCTTGTAGAGAAAATGTGGAGCCTCGAGAGTTTCGTCTTGAGGATGAATATAGTGGAGAGTTTTCCCGTCAAAAACAACCCCGCTCATTCCCCTGCAAGTTGATACCGCTGCCCAAGAATCTGGTATACCTCTGATGCTTCCTTGGTACTGACAAATCTCAATTTCCTTTAAAAAGAACAAACAAAATGTGATTTCCTCCTTTATGCTAATTTCAGTTCAATcgtaaagaaaagaaaagataagGGAGCGCTTGAGGAGAATTGCATTAGAAGTGCGGTCGTATAAGTTTAAACATAAGAtcactgaagaaaaaaacaaagtaaagTAGACTAAACGTGAATGGCTACTAAAAGTTCAAATAAAGTGTACAATATGTTTGAAGATCGGAGATAATTGTTAAACCactagaagaaaaaaataaaaacagagaaAATAGTTTTTGTCACCTCTTTTGAAGGTTTCACTGTCTCAAAGGAACCCTTTTTAATTTGATGACGCAGCTGGTGTCCAACGGGTATAAGATCGGTGTTAAGTCGTAGATCAAGGGTATGTTCAACTCCATCGACAGTAAATGCGACCGTCAACAGCTCCGCGTGTTTTAATccctgaaataaaatgaaaacgaacGATTAGAAGCAATcgaaactgtgaaaaaataacgaatatcacggggaaataaatgaaaataaaagcgaGATCAAAAGTAGCGTGAagaattctaattttttccacaactgTGACTTACGGTTCATGTTGTAAAACGGCTGTTCGAACGTTCAACTCCCTGCTTTATTgtgtttaaatttaaaatttttaattttaaataaagttTAAATCTAGTATTTACTTATAATATTAAAGATTTTACATCCGTGATTTCGAGTGATCATTGTGCATGTGACATTTTTGTcggggaaaaataatttcgcgaTTCAAGAAacggtttcaaaaaattacaggGGCAAATGCTGTTTGCActttgttaaattttgaaaattaataattcgtATAAATACTTATTTGGTAAACATTATCGGAATCCGGTAGTTAATGTAACAACTAATCGCTCTGGTTGATTTTATACAAGGGCAAATAATAAGTAACTTTCCAGTAACCGACTAAAATTTGTTCCTTAAgactcgtaaatttttttgttgttgatAGACGAAATACTGATTAGATATGCTGGCGCATAAAAGAAAACGTAAATCAAATTATAAACCACGTATTGCCGTTACGATATTCTTTGGATCGTAAAAATTTAGATCGACTTTTACGTTGAATCATCTCATGAGTCAAACGGTCAAAACTCGGACAAGATCGAATTTTCGAATGGTAAAAGTTCCAAGTCTCGTTCAAATTTCCGAAGGCTTAAAGCTTGAGATCCGAATAATTCTCCAATCAatcacgaaaaataaattagcaaaaattttcatcgggATTTAACCCagaaacgtttcaaaattcgaatcattggtaattttgaatttcgaacagATGAAATTCGACAGAATTCTATCGATCTGTTTCGAATGGTACAAGTTTCAAGTCTCGTTCAAATTCTCGAAGGCTTGAAACTTGAGTTCCGAATGATCAagctcgaaaaaaaaaacttgcaaaaattttcatcggaaTCGGACCCAgaaacgtttgaaaattagaattgttcgtaattttgaatttcgaacagATGAAATTCGACAAAATTCGGTTGATCTTAATTTGTCTTAAATCCAAAATCTTACTCACGaacg
The Neodiprion lecontei isolate iyNeoLeco1 chromosome 3, iyNeoLeco1.1, whole genome shotgun sequence DNA segment above includes these coding regions:
- the LOC107216740 gene encoding uncharacterized protein LOC107216740 isoform X2, coding for MKRHNWDLRHAELLTVAFTVDGTERVLDLRLNNDLIPVGHQLRRQVKKGSFDTYTPSKEEIEVCQYQGSVRGIPDSWAALSTCKGLNGVLFDGKSLHYIQPQDETIEAPHFIYKHDNFVANNTCGYEGTQHRHSVHNDIIDNNEMIRHKRDAGLIRGPYNSNKNTRYVELVMVVDKLGYDAMSRNLTRVHQHAKDLANIVNALYTPLNIFVALVGIEVWTEVDEISLSVNGEMTLSNFLKYRREHLVRNIPNDNAQLLTKVEFEGGVVSKALKGPICTFEFSGGVSMDRSNVIGLVAATIAHAMGHNFGMEHDTLDCSCPEDRCIMAPSSGSTGPTHWSSCSLEYLALAFEHGMDYCLRNKPEKLFGSSMCGNGFVEPGEQCDCGLEENCDNPCCNATSCMLHANASCATGECCDFNTCRPKAAGMECRSAEHECDLPEYCSGQSEFCPSDVYKIDGETCSDGKAFCYQGTCRTRDSQCKLLWGPSGSSSDSQCYVMNNKGSKYGNCGYNRVNDTYIRCNDADSLCGMLHCKHLNERLEFGMEEVAILSHSFLNSGGQIIPCKTAIIDLGLNEMDPGLVPNGAKCGTDKMCLNQKCVPVAEVKLSTPAGNEACPNNCNGNGVCNSLGHCHCNPGFPPPLCNEEFNGGSIDSGPVKSRVPSSDFNNNVEVTLTVSHPRTKRELSSTKEDGLKHAELLTVAFTVDGVEHTLDLRLNTDLIPVGHQLRHQIKKGSFETVKPSKEEIEICQYQGSIRGIPDSWAAVSTCRGMSGVVFDGKTLHYIHPQDETLEAPHFLYKHDDLVANNTCGYTGTQPHSIRDHLENNRMLRYKRDTGVIRGPYNANKESRYVELVMVIDQKGYFALGKNMARVYHHCKDIANIINALYSPLNIFIALVGIEVWTEVDEITLSSNGETTLSNFLKYRREHLVRNIPNDNAQLLTKVEFEGGVVGKALKGPICTFEFSGGVSMDHSNVIGLVAATIAHEMGHNFGMEHDTLECSCPEDRCIMAPSSGSTGPTHWSSCSLEYLALAFEHGMDYCLRNKPEKLFGSSMCGNGFVEPGEQCDCGLEENCDNPCCNATSCMLHANASCATGECCDFNTCRPKAAGMECRSAEHECDLPEYCSGQSEFCPSDVYKIDGETCSDGKAFCYQGTCRTRNDQCKLLWGPSGSSSDSQCYVMNNKGSKYGNCGYNRVNDTYIRCNDADSLCGMLHCKHLNERLEFGMETVAILSHSFLNSGGQIIPCRTAIVDLGLNEVDPGLVPDGAKCGTGKMCVNQKCMPVAAMRLTSPAGSDACPNNCSGNGVCNSQGHCHCRLGFQPPRCDETGVGGSIDSGPAEDPNARRDFLISLYVIFFGIVPVLVLIGLFVWSRHSGRYKWKKGATSAVERAANTLSIKTIERSSPIPRNIETIDSTLSQDSACASLLPKAERDERFNNNLFGQFKGYTITPIQNLPKLAEPSKPAPPPPTVPTVAIKTNVKLAQRSNTLRSTLSSGVVHANQISIAPALPPLNPGCNARPLISSPVLSTTTCTSVEIIGPKVPSRPAPDIPVKVTPEILTITSTSIPPKPPRPNSTPLTNVILPEAEKKPEKGSALNRIASILRPNSSIMRSNSQPAQKEDKNTNTLPRNQHHKANKVIDKEILRNLEISNPIPQKEIEISTPAIPVVHSEVDGEEKKAVVMRAQSMRDSKITAKPAIHTFGSMRQASAAKRPTSIPASTRPTSPPPGPPRMPSNEKISETGVKIPGLPGYQNPPIKSAPSVQDNAYDDCMNLMNEPSLGKIMEESPSSDNIYAVIEESVPEKSRNKVEPQLPVIQNEYKSPKPLETSPKSGSSADSMGLLSEIVSEISNRNFDSIYSTSTLARKKKEKEEMDKNSENLGSNSSLGTYINSSHYKAPGSIYSTSPSSKFNSASSTTSSGYLNPSAVNVPRSEDKKDSDKPKAQLIEKDSKSVCKSKLTTLNSNNPNINDEMSKQLGMKPSDGNLNFKPFSTTTNKTMASLATSLKKDEKKEESKIPAKPPLNRTKTPPNLGKPFTSKQMLDSNTKTGKQGATESSLKPTRQGSDTSLKTSRQGSETSLKSSKQSGSLNKSNPSLNKSNTNLNRSSNNLNKNGSSSNLSTMSLKSTSSSPKSSALNLTATNSPDLVSSCSNSSQNMTKSPDVLGNNPKAMTGTMKNIVKTPTMTRSVKTPTTPPKPTAILMKSASLVDKKKSPTGNTSIAKSLSAKESTANKTALQTKTSAKNEAKVGGETTKVNPVQKAAGSKSNVASLQQRFEINKNTNPTRTMSAIGKKSAVGKTIDVGRSSSAKK